One window from the genome of Oncorhynchus kisutch isolate 150728-3 linkage group LG21, Okis_V2, whole genome shotgun sequence encodes:
- the LOC109866185 gene encoding trace amine-associated receptor 1-like, giving the protein MTMEPGISLSKADIVENIFLCFESVNGSCKRSIFPPTIRVLLYLLLGSMSVLTVCGNLLVIIPIIHFKQLHTPTNYLILSLAVSDLLLGVLVMPPSMVHSLESCWYFGDLFCKIYTSTDVMLCTASILNLCFISIDRYYAVCRPLLYRTKITVHVVLIMMLVIWTVSAVVGFCMIFLGINIWGIEDFYYNNVACEGECILFQNKVSSTVSSVISFYIPGVGMLSIYLKIFLIAQRQARSIQGTTNQNSVGKSQRKATKTLAVIMGVFLSFWTPFFVVNCIDPFISYSTPPVLFVTFVWIGYLNSTINPMVYAFFYSWFRKAFRMIISGQIFQPDSSIMQLFSE; this is encoded by the coding sequence ATGACAATGGAACCAGGAATCAGTCTCAGCAAGGCTGATATTGTTGAgaatatatttctatgttttgagtCAGTGAATGGGTCTTGCAAAAGATCAATCTTTCCTCCAACAATACGAGTATTACTTTATCTCTTACTTGGCTCAATGTCTGTTCTCACAGTGTGTGGCAACCTTCTTGTAATCATCCCCATCATTCACTTCAAACAGCTCCACACCccaaccaactacctcatcctctctctggctgtgtcagACCTTCTCTTGGGGGTTTTAGTGATGCCTCCCAGCATGGTACATTCACTGGAAAGCTGCTGGTATTTTGGAGATTTATTCTGTAAAATCTACACCAGCACTGATGTTATGTTGTGCACTGCATCCATTCTTAACTTGTGTTTTATTTCTATTGACCGGTATTATGCAGTGTGTCGCCCTCTCCTTTATAGAACTAAAATAACTGTTCATGTTGTTCTGATTATGATGCTGGTCATCTGGACGGTTTCTGCCGTAGTAGGTTTTTGTATGATATTTCTGGGGATCAATATTTGGGGCATTGAGGATTTTTACTATAATAATGTTGCCTGTGAGGGAGAATGTATTTTGTTTCAAAACAAAGTGTCGAGTACTGTGTCTTCGGTGATCTCATTCTACATCCCAGGAGTAGGGATGCTTAGCATCTACCTAAAGATTTTCCTTATAGCACAGAGACAGGCACGCTCAATTCAGGGTACAACCAATCAGAACTCAGTAGGTAAATCACAGAGGAAGGCCACCAAAACACTtgctgtcattatgggggtatttcTATCATTCTGGACACCCTTTTTTGTCGTCAACTGTATTGATCCTTTTATTAGTTACTCTACACCACCAGTTTTGTTTGTAACATTTGTATGGATTGGCTATTTGAATTCAACTATTAATCCCATGGTGTATGCATTCTTCTACAGTTGGTTCAGGAAGGCGTTTAGAATGATCATTTCTGGTCAAATATTTCAACCTGACTCTTCAATAATGCAATTGTTTTCAGAATAA